The proteins below come from a single Micromonospora citrea genomic window:
- the nirD gene encoding nitrite reductase small subunit NirD, which produces MTTTTTTAPRSAAPTRAWTPVCPIDRLEPDRGVAALVDGAQVALFRTADGLFALDNLDPVGGAYVLSRGIVGSRGGVPTVASPLHKQVYDLRTGICLDLPGVAVPRHEARCRDGLVEVRLRQEG; this is translated from the coding sequence ATGACCACGACGACCACCACCGCCCCGCGGTCGGCCGCCCCGACGCGCGCCTGGACCCCGGTCTGCCCGATCGACCGGCTGGAGCCCGACCGGGGCGTCGCGGCCCTGGTCGACGGCGCACAGGTGGCCCTCTTCCGCACCGCCGACGGGCTGTTCGCCCTCGACAACCTCGACCCGGTCGGCGGGGCGTACGTGCTGTCGAGGGGGATCGTCGGCAGCCGGGGCGGGGTGCCCACCGTCGCCTCGCCGCTGCACAAGCAGGTGTACGACCTGCGCACCGGGATCTGCCTCGACCTGCCCGGGGTCGCCGTGCCCCGGCACGAGGCGCGTTGCCGGGACGGACTCGTCGAGGTGCGGCTGCGACAGGAGGGGTGA